The proteins below are encoded in one region of Penicillium psychrofluorescens genome assembly, chromosome: 4:
- a CDS encoding uncharacterized protein (ID:PFLUO_005990-T1.cds;~source:funannotate) → MPSIAEHSCSSQEALLRLEKANTAPPSTQLNDAAKVLGLDLALCESHPEAPRSPTTTNVSTPKEEWVLRWLLKRLKSGKNYRVEPASFLLLRQLVDLISPKNLAAILKDHKFLSILGDTVADLEADVFANVEHGLNSEAGHTLAGSPPGNEANGTKIKKRKRVSFANNAGGRPQDSAQCFLTFIRALDCLFGVVMLAHQTLRTDEVAHSHLKLALRGEPEEAALFLGRSFWVASGTAKHFSQAGKTTDLQHMLYVLPAALELWDFRSYRQDDTENKSSNECFAKYCFAHALRLQLCLRSLKLDTDERALLLHAVERTVVLHVLLPARGAFFERGGSGIDYSTQDKPNWEVVQPVTDSFKSIIRETPLTDLASEKANQKDSKRASKSLELLPELLDIASRAVPRDSFRSQTHEAPWLETLFVAVAEIAYSTSKREKDTATFSGFSRKFVVSLQQIMQVAVDRNIGLSLNTTLNHSWYTGILQPGLQHVQWNVTALIVRLGVDIFLPSSGFYDSCDILVNLLDKILLHWRDGGSKDLAAYPIIKNDIVLPLLRAFVEARDLYTFTSFWHHQTILVEMARAKDSSLTHFSVWEDDDLSELYSELVRTAPADPRLVAHMRAASKDTRAADGKLSDAPASYAKFIVLEASFRRRAFSFPDSEASLSYLLETVTSTLSSKQALHWRWRLWRFVRNLAENDRQSMNTAQRQSVLALVDIAAKTMKRNHRELTQRASVLEAWEAYQFVLVATRGPDQLGAFNTATQHVMELINSVLPADAKKSMASPWNGRADAMDSPINLALAYFSAISKIPQVWKRISADARSQLLKQLLSLAAEQCTSSPLPLENAADDARFLQGWASIVSHEYLLRATFLVPDLVTLLKDSIYRDPTNHRLYFDSLQRIPASLITRGMRGILLDKLHDVLILQNRSSELTVGLITILAKLAEEPKSDAVLTSHIEPICAAARAIVLNGTDLDLQIMKAFRSLHRAVISKLLNLPDGQKTKLFKEMFSQISTQASKMRQIERDSMACFHLRISLSQLWLYRKQLRSAFSEKDLATCRERVFGLVLADVKSVKNQCRKQKLEETVTLIKTIDSLEDFEDLAMNNLEVEKFLSKIESYVEMSVDSVPTRLIRRRLLASKEPDVSITEPVLQCAETLSLQSPYGEDQQLFIRVTTECFHSMGPKRIIEAIREVRELGLTGDHAGRRLLVVCLALASLPSVEDKDSIAARELSLVCTALAEAIPHSPSVDHLSYAVEALDLLLRTHTRCLVQQNIDSILSAIANAASHDGPHIASTYAPTIYTRLCRLMGVVLGLQRLKVGGRFHLVVHAMQRLLACLFARSRKRTRANRASPPNSLLQPFWLAPLQPSHASHYTRLLTSLCDPTMSAVLRPAQAGASRDALTDQTKKAKRIAGQYLQYVIMEYAQCSLRGALTPEVKAAIMPGLYATLDVMSRESMRALNAALDISGRAVFRSLYEDYVKFGKWDKA, encoded by the exons ATGCCGTCGATTGCGGAG CATTCGTGCTCGTCGCAAGAGgcgctcctccgccttgAGAAAGCCAATACCGCGCCACCGAGCACTCAGCTCAACGATGCGGCGAAGGTCCTTGGACTGGACTTGGCCCTCTGTGAAAGCCACCCGGAGGCGCCTCGCAGTCCTACCACCACAAATGTCTCTACGCCCAAGGAAGAATGGGTACTCCGGTGGTTGTTGAAACGCCTCAAGAGCGGCAAGAACTATAGGGTGGAGCCGGCTTCCTTCCTTCTGCTGCGACAACTGGTCGATCTGATATCCCCAAAGAACCTGGCCGCGATCCTGAAAGACCACAAGTTCCTGTCCATTCTGGGCGACACGGTTGCGGATCTGGAAGCCGACGTCTTCGCCAATGTGGAACATGGTTTGAATTCCGAGGCCGGCCACACCCTGGCTGGCTCTCCGCCCGGCAACGAGGCCAACGGCAccaaaatcaaaaagagaaagagagtcTCTTTTGCGAACAATGCAGGTGGACGGCCGCAGGACTCCGCTCAGTGCTTTCTGACCTTCATTCGCGCTCTGGATTGTCTCTTCGGCGTTGTGATGCTTGCACACCAAACCCTGCGCACTGATGAGGTTGCCCACTCCCACCTCAAGCTTGCCCTCAGGGGTGAGCCGGAAGAGGCCGCCTTGTTCCTGGGCCGATCCTTCTGGGTGGCTTCCGGGACCGCCAAACATTTCTCGCAGGCCGGGAAGACGACCGACCTTCAGCACATGTTGTATGTGTTGCCTGCGGCTCTGGAATTGTGGGATTTTCGATCCTACCGCCAGGATGATACCGAGAACAAGTCCAGCAATGAATGCTTCGCCAAGTACTGTTTCGCGCACGCCCTCCGACTCCAGCTCTGCCTGCGTTCGCTCAAACTTGATACCGACGAGCGGGCCCTTTTGCTTCATGCGGTTGAGCGCACAGTCGTCCTTCATGTGCTGCTTCCAGCCCGAGGGGCCTTCTTCGAGCGCGGTGGCTCTGGCATTGATTATTCCACCCAAGACAAACCCAACTGGGAGGTGGTCCAGCCAGTCACTGATTCTTTCAAGTCAATCATCCGCGAAACCCCTCTGACTGATCTTGCCTCAGAGAAAGCAAACCAGAAGGATTCTAAACGCGCTTCAAAATCACTCGAGCTCCTTCCTGAGCTGCTTGATATTGCTTCGCGGGCCGTTCCCAGGGATTCTTTCCGAAGCCAGACCCATGAGGCTCCATGGCTGGAGACCTTGTTTGTTGCCGTTGCGGAAATTGCATACTCCACCTCCAAGCGGGAGAAAGACACGGCTACCTTTTCCGGGTTTTCTCGTAAATTTGTTGTCAGtctgcagcagatcatgCAGGTGGCTGTCGATCGAAACATCGGTTTGTCGTTGAATACCACTCTGAATCATTCCTGGTACACTGGGATTCTTCAGCCAGGTTTACAGCATGTCCAGTGGAATGTCACGGCTCTCATTGTGCGCCTGGGTGTGGACAtcttcttgcccagctcggGGTTTTACGACTCATGCGACATCTTGGTCAATTTGCTGGATAAAATCCTGCTTCACTGGCGCGACGGTGGCTCTAAAGATCTCGCAGCTTACCCCATCATCAAGAATGATATCGTCCTTCCTTTGCTGCGCGCATTCGTCGAAGCCCGAGATCTGTACACATTCACGTCGTTCTGGCATCATCAAACCATCCTTGTGGAAATGGCTCGCGCCAAAGACAGCAGTCTGACCCATTTTTCAGTCtgggaagatgatgatcTCTCTGAGCTCTACAGCGAGCTCGTGCGAACCGCTCCCGCTGATCCACGCCTCGTGGCGCACATGCGGGCCGCTTCGAAGGACACCAGGGCGGCGGACGGCAAACTGTCTGACGCCCCAGCGTCATACGCAAAATTCATTGTCTTGGAGGCTAGCTTCCGGCGTCGTGCATTCTCGTTTCCCGACTCCGAGGCGTCATTGAGCTACCTTCTCGAAACCGTCACTTCTACTCTGTCCTCGAAACAGGCCCTACACTGGCGATGGCGCCTATGGCGGTTCGTTCGAAACCTTGCGGAAAATGACAGGCAGTCCATGAATACTGCTCAACGTCAATCCGTCCTGGCTTTGGTGGATATTGCTGCGAAGACAATGAAGCGCAACCACAGAGAGTTGACACAGAGGGCGTCCGTCCTCGAAGCTTGGGAGGCGTACCAATTTGTTCTGGTTGCCACCAGAGGTCCTGATCAACTGGGTGCATTCAACACGGCCACACAACATGTCATGGAACTCATCAATTCCGTTCTCCCAGCCGACGCCAAGAAATCAATGGCTTCTCCGTGGAACGGCCGAGCAGACGCTATGGATTCACCAATTAATCTTGCTCTGGCTTACTTCTCGGCAATCTCGAAGATTCCTCAGGTTTGGAAACGGATTTCCGCTGATGCTCGCTCTCAGCTGCTCAAACAGCTTCTATCTCTGGCCGCGGAACAATGCACTTCTTCGCCTCTGCCCCTTGAAAATGCGGCCGATGATGCGAGGTTTCTTCAAGGATGGGCCAGTATTGTCTCCCACGAATATCTTCTTCGCGCCACTTTCCTTGTTCCCGATCTTGTCACTCTTCTGAAGGACAGCATCTATCGTGATCCTACCAACCACCGACTTTACTTCGACAGCCTTCAGAGAATCCCAGCTTCCTTGATCACCCGCGGAATGAGAGGGATTCTTCTAGACAAGCTGCATGATGTCCTTATCCTGCAGAACCGTTCATCCGAACTGACGGTCGGACTCATTACGATTTTGGCTAAGTTGGCAGAGGAGCCCAAGTCTGATGCCGTGTTGACCAGCCACATCGAGCCGATCTGTGCCGCTGCCCGAGCCATTGTTCTTAATGGCACcgaccttgatcttcagaTCATGAAGGCATTCCGAAGCTTGCATCGTGCAGTCATTTCCAAACTGCTGAATCTTCCCGACGGCCAAAAAACCAAGCTGTTCAAAGAAATGTTCTCCCAAATCTCGACGCAAGCTTCGAAAATGAGGCAGATCGAGCGAGACTCCATGGCTTGCTTCCACTTGCGGATTTCGCTGTCTCAACTCTGGCTTTATCGCAAGCAGCTCCGCTCCGCTTTCTCGGAAAAGGATCTCGCTACTTGCCGCGAGCGAGTGTTTGGCCTGGTGTTGGCCGACGTGAAATCCGTCAAGAACCAGTGCAGAAAGCAGAAGCTTGAGGAGACCGTCACACTTATCAAGACCATTGATTCTCTGGAGGACTTTGAAGATCTGGCCATGAACAACCTCGAAGTGGAGAAGTTCTTATCGAAGATTGAGTCTTATGTGGAGATGTCGGTTGACTCCGTTCCAACTCGGTTGATCAGGCGccgtcttcttgccagcaAAGAGCCCGACGTGAGTATCACTGAGCCGGTGCTCCAGTGTGCGGAGACTCTCTCCCTTCAGTCTCCATATGGCGAGGATCAACAGCTTTTCATCCGGGTCACCACGGAATGCTTTCATTCCATGGGCCCCAAGCGGATTATCGAAGCCATCCGCGAAGTACGCGAGCTTGGGCTGACCGGCGACCACGCCGGACGCCGCCTCCTGGTCGTCTGCCTGGCACTGGCCTCGTTGCCCTCAGTCGAAGACAAAGATAGCATCGCCGCTCGAGAACTCTCTCTCGTCTGCACCGCGCTCGCCGAAGCCATCCCCCATAGCCCTTCCGTGGACCACCTGAGCTACGCCGTCGAGGCCCTAGACCTCCTCCTGCGCACGCACACCCGCTGTCTTGTCCAGCAAAACATCGATAGCATCCTCAGCGCCATCGCCAACGCAGCCTCCCACGACGGTCCTCATATCGCCTCCACCTATGCCCCAACCATCTACACCCGCCTGTGCCGGCTGATGGGCGTGGTGCTCGGCCTGCAGCGCCTGAAGGTGGGCGGCCGCTTCCACCTCGTCGTGCACGCCATGCAGCGCCTGCTAGCCTGTCTCTTCGCCCGCTCGCGCAAACGCACCCGCGCCAACCGCGCCAGCCCTCCCAATTCCCTCCTCCAGCCCTTCTGGCTCGCTCCGCTGCAGCCCTCCCACGCCTCGCACTACACCCGTCTCCTCACCTCCCTCTGTGACCCCACCATGTCGGCCGTGCTGCGTCCCGCCCAGGCAGGTGCTTCGCGCGATGCCCTCACCGACCAAACCAAGAAAGCGAAGCGCATTGCCGGCCAGTACCTGCAGTATGTTATTATGGAGTATGCGCAGTGCTCGCTACGCGGAGCACTTACCCCCGAGGTGAAGGCTGCTATTATGCCCGGTCTTTATGCCACCTTGGACGTCATGTCGCGCGAATCGATGCGCGCGCTGAACGCTGCGCTCGACATCTCGGGCCGGGCTGTCTTCAGGTCTTTGTATGAGGATTATGTGAAGTTCGGCAAATGGGATAAGGCGTAG
- a CDS encoding uncharacterized protein (ID:PFLUO_005991-T1.cds;~source:funannotate) translates to MADSTESRPVARSTKPVSEALLNEKWDRAISSMIIKSSLGLSFGVVFSVLLFKRRAWPAWVGLGFGAGRAWEEADTSFRRGESPIRDALRR, encoded by the exons ATGGCCGATTCCACCGAGTCCCGGCCGGTCGCCCGGTCCACCAAACCTGTCAGCGAAGCTCTTCTCAATGAGAAG TGGGACCGcgccatttcctccatgATCATCAAGTCCTCGCTGGGCCTTTCGTTCGGTGTCGTTTTCTCGGTGCTTTTGTTCAAGCGGAGGGCCTGGCCCGCGTGGGTTGGCCTGGGGTTCGGCGCTGGCCGTGCTTGGGAGGAGGCAGATA CTTCCTTCCGCCGAGGTGAATCGCCCATCCGCGATGCGCTGCGCAGGTAG
- a CDS encoding uncharacterized protein (ID:PFLUO_005992-T1.cds;~source:funannotate), giving the protein MTISFLRAGVVFAAAVQAAADPSLTVRTETGIFTGLQNHDFTGVREFRNIPFAQPPVGSLRFQPPQRLPPSKQHRYSTRFPPSCPQFVSSGESFWNLFVPYLLPVNGNQNHSSGLSLQTASEDCLSLAIWTPYDVPADARLPVAFFMTGGGYQTNGVDVPGQIPAPWVNRSQEHIVVTINYRLNIFGFPNARALDNPNPAILDQRLALEWAQENIAAFGGDPESIMMWGQSAGAMSTDIHNYAFWENPIVHGSFSQSGTALAPSFSSDYSHSNFTTVAKNLGCDFPHNPTAELECMQQVPVDLMENFIGQYDGPASLSFEPIPDEKVVFSDYPARAAAGKISPRPAIISDAANEYASLYPWPSGNATAGPFQPLVNAGTLGTFICPNAKTCILRHNANVTTYRYQYAGVWPNQNPYSWLGAYHSSDLMMNFGTYFYGRTNSTRGPTALEIRTSQAMQDHILAFMKDPAGGPPAIGWNPYTYGGNVVRFGAHGVPVQNASGDAIDGPCYGEGRYHPFP; this is encoded by the coding sequence ATGACCATCTCCTTTCTCCGAGCCGGTGTAGTCTTCGCCGCTGCGGTGCAAGCAGCCGCAGATCCGTCCCTAACAGTACGCACGGAGACTGGGATCTTCACTGGTCTGCAGAATCACGACTTCACTGGAGTGCGCGAATTCCGCAACATCCCTTTCGCTCAGCCTCCGGTAGGCTCGCTTCGCTTCCAACCACCTCAGCGGCTACCCCCATCGAAGCAGCATCGCTACTCGACACGCTTCCCCCCCTCATGCCCTCAGTTCGTCTCCAGCGGGGAAAGCTTCTGGAATCTCTTCGTGCCCTATCTGTTACCCGTGAATGGAAACCAAAACCACTCTAGCGGCTTGAGTCTCCAAACAGCATCGGAAGACTGCTTAAGCCTCGCCATCTGGACCCCATATGATGTTCCGGCCGACGCGAGGCTCCCTGTCGCGTTTTTCATGACCGGCGGCGGGTACCAAACCAATGGAGTGGATGTGCCTGGCCAGATCCCAGCTCCCTGGGTGAATCGTTCGCAGGAACATATCGTCGTGACTATCAACTACCGCCTCAATATCTTTGGCTTTCCGAATGCGAGGGCGCTTGATAACCCTAACCCTGCGATCCTGGATCAGCGTCTAGCTCTTGAATGGGCCCAGGAAAACATCGCTGCCTTTGGTGGTGATCCTGAGTCGATTATGATGTGGGGACAGTCGGCGGGTGCGATGAGCACCGATATTCACAACTATGCCTTCTGGGAGAACCCGATTGTCCACGGCAGCTTCTCACAGTCGGGCACAGCTCTTGCACCGTCCTTTTCGTCCGACTACTCGCACTCGAATTTTACCACGGTGGCCAAGAATCTGGGCTGCGACTTCCCGCACAATCCGACGGCAGAGCTCGAGTGTATGCAGCAGGTTCCCGTCGACCTGATGGAGAATTTTATCGGCCAGTACGACGGCCCGGCAAGCCTGAGTTTCGAACCCATTCCGGACGAGAAAGTGGTGTTCTCCGACTACCCAGCGCGCGCCGCGGCTGGCAAGATCTCGCCACGCCCCGCGATCATCTCGGACGCCGCGAATGAATACGCTTCTCTCTACCCTTGGCCGTCCGGCAATGCCACCGCCGGGCCGTTCCAGCCGCTTGTCAATGCTGGAACTCTCGGGACCTTTATCTGCCCTAATGCAAAGACCTGCATTCTCCGCCACAATGCCAATGTGACGACATATCGCTACCAGTACGCGGGAGTGTGGCCCAACCAGAACCCGTACTCGTGGCTGGGGGCGTATCATTCCTCGGATCTAATGATGAACTTCGGGACCTACTTCTATGGCCGGACCAACTCGACTAGGGGCCCGACCGCGTTGGAAATCAGGACCAGCCAGGCCATGCAGGATCATATTTTGGCGTTCATGAAGGACCCGGCGGGGGGTCCTCCGGCTATCGGGTGGAATCCATACACGTACGGCGGCAACGTGGTTCGCTTTGGTGCCCATGGGGTCCCCGTGCAGAATGCCAGCGGGGATGCCATCGACGGGCCGTGCTATGGCGAGGGCCGGTACCATCCTTTTCCTTAG
- a CDS encoding uncharacterized protein (ID:PFLUO_005993-T1.cds;~source:funannotate), producing MADVDALLYPGECVTLMIEAIWPSYRTLPNTLSPSAGVTTKGFVSFFLFWLFSLPALWFPVHKVRHLFTVKACYSPIAAIAFFAWAISRANGIGPIVHQPNTVHGSALGWAVVKAILTCIGNFAALIMNDPDFSRFARKPKDALWSQLFTIPIGFGITSFIGIIVSSSSEVIYGKSVWNPLTLLGKFLDGASSGQRFGIFVIALGFALAQLGTNISANSVSAGTDLTALMPRYLNIRRGSYVCAAIGLAMCPWNLVSSSNSFTTYLSAYSLFLSAIAGVMITDYYIIRRGYLDVRALYSARKSDPYYYTFGFSWRAYTAYICGILINIVGFAGAVGQKVPAGAQYIYNLNYFTGFLVSTAVYYLLVRVFPIPGMGTYWNEVDIDADGEFGVAYGQPVGDEESGPGKDRSSSISDPLPEDDQKGLKDSSKHAPDIPHF from the exons ATGGCCGACGTTGACGCTCTGCTCTACCCAGGCGAATGCGTGACCTTGATGATCGAGGCCATTTGGCCCAGCTATCGAACCCTGCCCAACACCCTTTCCCCGAGCGCAGGGGTCACCACCAAGGGCTTCGTGagctttttcctcttctggcTCTTTTCGCTGCCCGCTCTCTGGTTCCCCGTCCACAAAGTCCGCCACCTGTTCACCGTCAAGGCATGCTACTCGCCCATCGCGGCCATCGCCTTCTTTGCATGGGCCATCTCGCGCGCCAACGGCATCGGACCAATCGTCCACCAACCCAACACCGTCCACGGAAGCGCGCTCGGATGGGCCGTGGTGAAGGCCATCTTGACCTGCATTGGGAACTTCGCCGCTCTGATCATGAATGATCCCGACTTTTCTCGATTCGCGAGAAAACCCAAGGATGCGCTGTGGTCGCAGCTGTTCACGATCCCTATCGGATTCGGGATCACCTCATTTATCGGCATCATCGTGTCTTCGTCCTCCGAGGTCATCTATGGTAAATCCGTTTGGAACCCGCTCACCCTGCTCGGCAAGTTCCTGGACGGAGCGAGCTCCGGCCAGCGCTTCGGTATCTTCGTCATTGCGCTGGGATTCGCATTGGCCCAGCTGGGAACCAACATTTCGGCCAACTCGGTGTCTGCTGGAACAGACTTGACGGCACTAATGCCTCGCTATCTCAATATCCGTCGTGGCAGCTATGTATGTGCAGCGATCGGTCTCGCCATGTGTCCG TGGAACCTGGTTTCCTCGTCCAACAGCTTCACAACCTACCTCTCCGCATACTCGCTCTTCCTATCTGCCATTGCAGGCGTCATGATCACCGATTACTACATCATCCGCCGGGGCTACCTGGACGTGAGAGCACTGTACAGCGCCCGCAAATCCGACCCATACTACTACACTTTCGGCTTCTCATGGCGCGCCTACACGGCATACATCTGCGGAATCCTGATCAATATCGTCGGTTTCGCCGGTGCCGTTGGCCAAAAAGTCCCCGCTGGTGCACAGTACATCTACAACCTGAACTACTTCACGGGCTTCCTCGTCTCCACGGCTGTATACTACCTCCTCGTGCGCGTCTTCCCCATCCCGGGGATGGGCACCTACTGGAACGAAGTCGACATCGATGCCGACGGCGAGTTCGGGGTTGCATACGGACAGCCCGTTGGCGACGAGGAGAGTGGACCGGGCAAAGACCGCTCGAGTTCGATTTCCGATCCGTTGCCGGAGGATGACCAGAA